A region of Micropterus dolomieu isolate WLL.071019.BEF.003 ecotype Adirondacks linkage group LG01, ASM2129224v1, whole genome shotgun sequence DNA encodes the following proteins:
- the LOC123972886 gene encoding protein Shroom2-like isoform X2: MVDVVTSRTMPSETEVHVARSFLTKILRSSMRKNRFRQGKNDPGSRPHSWHSSKLTEEESEPARREATPAPVWQPKHEARPKESSTQGDQDTQHPLTSQFSSATNMERLERPSHQYPPGRLSPTKYISNTEPPCGPGGKRDSGFSCFSSGSSPSLHDVSTSGRKGTGSENIFFKGLHSEGPQQAERPRYLQPTLGNGGWEGSRAEEPASRVSIAGRPTSGPVWQVPEKKSQSPPPPLPPLRSDSFAATKVFPYSEGPSGPAKAKGRSIEKLTENNDQNGLRAHQEKTSEARRSFNPLPTKDFLHPNTAADHNHNQLHPNKLFSLSSSDIRQSHYTQPPAHLRQYSDESPLYLKTRSAPPTKIQSVGSYYRSLQDLPTRAFSRKQVRHSTASMASSAANPNLENGEHNRYYSLASKQAAELYARQGKAEGWRGQTEKPQWINGKEPGFPSSLKTNFKAKYSLPQSQIPYSENKERNAHSHPGNGLHYDRQSSELSVRSRSPEDSAKRGEGHSKDVKRPFPTHLSNDHKVNVSRQQDPWVPQEDHRISPLKTPLLHSLAQESRTLAERQPASMTAGVVSSQDAGDPVAVSSGKSNRRSDRYATTLRNEILQKRAQLQKSRSAATLTCEAEDEEAEEWRSTKTSTSCGVSFSNTYKDHLKEAQARVLQATSFQRRDLEPLGPEAAVVKISNGRVRGRKRFPLAKRTHSFSEPDKIDKVGVEGEPQAGSFGERRRFFEAKPAFSRPTLKSSQGTNTNADLGETGKPKERSPPGESEEANPSAETTNRLSPGHKQVLLEQQRLGTFAEYQATWNKQKKSVEGKTQGRFHSAENILDADAEEKAACIHERSRSSPSADFYTQNIPSSWGDPHSQQSSYPIRGKTESRQRYQPDHSPQSAPSASRNEGPVPGLTDHRTKPETANPSHTAHSSGPCSISPNPGSQHPSQLPQTKGLLPPPRPHLGPETTSSSQEFLAGAQADPAALQPLSSSSSDTQHHATAQNSSAGPAPASSPHLSRTRADMCTEGVENEEEKEQPQPPSSSSCTAARSLPADQARPPSPQFAPLRLTDRPPAVFVQDDSTLRSENDWKLPAEMDVNSPGRKVPVRIVHAESSSEREGRAYLLQSSETGSVEPPPLIPSLSATERPASSLFSAYTPKTDQDQAKAASVQESVPESSSAGSRHSEEDAKREELARDIMGKDKSLVDILDQSGRMTTMDLMEGLFPAEEQILQRRRASAGSRLLTSSPRSTDRREEEDLSGSAAASLVPSSSYYNTSAPKAELLIKMKDMQEQMEEQDSEDELDVDLASKKQELISSLAEKLGVLREARHSLQEDVEDNEALGREVEATVQRLCQPNQLDKFRMFVGDLDKVVSLLLSLSGRLARVENALNSLEDEAPPEEKRTLTEKRKLLMRQHEDAKELKENLDRRERLVSGIMEAHLEAESLDDYRHFVKMKSALIIEQRKLEDKIKLGEEQLKCLVDSLPLEQRPLL; this comes from the exons ATGGTTGATGTTGTAACTTCGCGCACAATGCCGTCAGAAACAGAGGTTCATGTGGCGAGGAGCTTTCTCACCAAGATTTTACGAAGCTCTATGAG GAAAAACCGCTTCAGGCAAGG GAAGAATGATCCAGGATCGCGGCCCCATTCGTGGCACTCATCCAAGCTGACAGAAGAGGAGTCAGAGCCCGCTAGGAGAGAGGCCACACCAGCGCCAGTCTGGCAGCCAAAACATGAAGCAAG GCCCAAGGAGTCGTCCACTCAAGGGGACCAGGACACCCAGCATCCGCTAACGAGCCAGTTCAGCTCAGCCACCAACATGGAGAGACTGGAACGTCCCTCTCATCAGTACCCACCTGGTCGTCTTTCCCCAACTAAGTACATCAGCAACACTGAGCCGCCCTGTGGACCGGGAGGCAAAAGAGACTCCGGCTTCAGTTGTTTCTCTAGTGGCTCCAGCCCTTCTCTTCATGACGTAAGCACATCTGGTAGGAAGGGTACCGgctctgaaaacattttcttcaagGGCCTTCATAGTGAAGGGCCTCAGCAGGCCGAGCGGCCAAGGTACCTGCAGCCCACACTGGGGAATGGAGGTTGGGAGGGGTCACGGGCTGAGGAGCCTGCCTCGCGGGTCTCCATTGCAGGGAGACCCACCTCCGGCCCTGTGTGGCAGGTACCAGAGAAGAAGTCCCAGTCCCCTCCTCCCCCACTTCCTCCCCTGCGCAGTGACAGTTTTGCCGCCACAAAGGTGTTCCCTTACTCTGAAGGGCCTAGTGGTCCAGCAAAGGCCAAAGGCAGGTCAATTGAAaaactgacagaaaataatGATCAGAATGGCCTCAGAGCTCACCAGGAGAAAACCTCAGAGGCCAGACGTAGCTTCAACCCCCTACCCACCAAAGACTTCCTCCATCCTAACACGGCAGCTGACCACAACCACAACCAGCTGCACCCCAACAAACTCTTCTCCTTATCCAGCAGTGACATCAGACAGTCTCATTACACCCAACCGCCTGCCCACCTGAGACAATACAGTGACGAAAGTCCCCTCTACCTGAAGACCAGGTCAGCTCCTCCCACCAAGATTCAGAGTGTAGGAAGCTACTATCGCAGCCTCCAGGATCTACCCACAAGAGCCTTCAGCCGCAAACAGGTCCGACACTCCACAGCGTCCATGGCAAGTTCTGCTGCAAACCCAAATCTGGAGAATGGGGAGCACAACAGATACTACAGCCTAGCAAGCAAGCAAGCTGCTGAGCTATACGCCAGGCAGGGCAAAGCAGAGGGCTGGAGGGGGCAAACAGAGAAACCCCAGTGGATAAACGGTAAAGAGCCAGGCTTCCCAAGTTCCCTGAAGACGAACTTTAAGGCAAAGTACTCTCTACCTCAGTCCCAGATACCTTACAGTGAAAATAAGGAGCGCAATGCCCATTCTCATCCAGGAAATGGTCTACATTATGACCGACAATCCTCTGAACTTTCTGTTCGAAGCCGCAGCCCAGAGGATTCTGCAAAGAGAGGGGAAGGACACTCTAAAGACGTGAAAAGGCCCTTTCCAACTCATCTGAGTAACGATCATAAGGTCAACGTTTCAAGGCAGCAAGACCCATGGGTGCCTCAAGAAGATCACAGAATATCCCCCCTCAAAACCCCACTCCTCCACTCCCTGGCCCAGGAGAGTAGGACTCTGGCTGAGAGGCAACCGGCATCTATGACCGCGGGTGTCGTGTCCAGCCAGGATGCCGGAGACCCCGTGGCCGTCAGCAGTGGAAAATCAAATCGGCGGAGCGACCGTTACGCCACCACCCTCCGCAATGAGATCCTGCAGAAGCGAGCCCAGCTGCAGAAGAGCCGCAGTGCTGCAACCCTGACATGCGAAGCGGAGGatgaggaggcagaggagtggAGATCCACAAAGACTTCCACGTCTTGCGGTGTGTCCTTCTCCAACACCTATAAGGATCACCTGAAAGAGGCACAGGCCAGGGTCCTCCAGGCTACCTCCTTCCAAAGACGGGACCTTGAGCCCCTTGGGCCAGAGGCGGCGGTAGTTAAAATCTCCAATGGACGCGTCAGAGGTCGTAAGCGCTTCCCCCTGGCCAAGAGGACGCACTCCTTCTCAGAGCCTGACAAGATAGACAAAGTAGGAGTGGAGGGAGAACCTCAAGCAGGCTCTTTCGGAGAGCGGAGGAGGTTCTTTGAGGCCAAACCGGCATTTTCCAGGCCTACACTGAAGTCCAGTCAGGGTACAAACACGAATGCAGATCTTGGTGAGACGGGCAAACCCAAAGAGAGATCTCCCCCTGGAGAATCTGAGGAGGCTAACCCATCTGCCGAAACCACCAACCGCCTCAGCCCTGGACACAAACAGGTCTTACTGGAGCAGCAGAGGCTCGGGACCTTTGCTGAGTATCAGGCCACGTGGAACAAACAGAAGAAGTCAGTAGAGGGAAAGACACAAGGGAGGTTTCACTCAGCGGAGAACATCTTAGATGCAGATGCCGAGGAGAAGGCTGCATGCATCCATGAGAGATCCCGATCTTCTCCCTCTGCAGACTTCTATACACAG AATATTCCTTCATCATGGGGAGACCCTCACAGCCAGCAGAGCAGTTACCCCATCAG AGGAAAAACGGAGAGCAGGCAGCGATACCAGCCCGACCACAGCCCACAGTCGGCCCCGTCAGCCTCCAGAAATGAGGGCCCAGTCCCAGGCCTCACTGACCACAGGACCAAACCAGAGACTGCCAATCCCTCCCACACCGCACACTCCTCAGGCCCTTGCAGCATTAGCCCCAACCCTGGCTCCCAGCACCCATCTCAGCTTCCACAAACTAAGGGCCTCCTGCCGCCGCCCAGGCCCCATTTAGGCCCAGAAACCACATCCTCCTCCCAGGAATTCCTCGCTGGCGCCCAGGCAGATCCGGCAGCGCTCCAGCCTCTgtccagctccagctctgaCACCCAGCACCATGCTACTGCCCAGAACTCCTCCGCCGGCCCCGCCCCGGCCAGCTCTCCACACCTCAGCAGGACCAGAGCAGACATGTGCACAGAAGGTGTAGAAAACGAGGAAGAGAAGGAGCAGCCACAGCCACCTTCCTCGTCCTCCTGTACGGCCGCTCGGTCTCTTCCCGCAGATCAAGCGCGACCTCCCTCGCCACAGTTTGCACCGCTGAGACTCACCGACAGACCGCCGGCCGTGTTCGTGCAGGATGACTCAACGCTCAG GTCAGAAAATGATTGGAAGCTCCCAGCTGAGATGGATGTGAACAGTCCGGGGAGGAAAGTCCCTGTGAGGATCGTCCACGCCGAGAGCAGCTCGGAGCGAGAGGGCCGGGCCTACCTGCTTCAGAGCAGCGAGACCGGTAGCGTCGAACCGCCACCCCTCATCCCCTCCCTGAGCGCCACAGAGCGCCCGGCCTCGTCTCTGTTCAGCGCCTACACCCCCAAGACTGATCAGGACCAGGCTAAGGCAGCGTCAGTCCAGGAGTCAGTCCCTGAGTCGAGTTCAGCGGGGTCTCGGCACTCAGAGGAAGACGCCAAGAGAGAGGAGCTGGCCAGGGACATCATGGGTAAAGACAAGTCCCTGGTGGACATCTTGGACCAGAGCGGCAGGATGACCACCATGGACCTGATGGAAGGACTCTTCCCAGCAGAGGAGCAGATCCTCCAGCGCAGGAGGGCCTCCGCTGGCTCCAGGCTGCTCACCTCATCCCCAAGGAGCACAGACAG gagggaggaggaggacctgTCTGGATCAGCTGCAGCCTCCCTGGTCCCCAGCTCCTCTTATTACAACACGTCGGCTCCCAAAGCTGAGCTCCTCATCAAGATGAAGGACATGCAGGAGCAGATGGAGGAGCAGGACTCTGAAGATGAACTGGACGTCGACCTCGCCAGTAAAAAG CAAGAGCTGATCTCCAGCCTGGCAGAGAAGCTAGGGGTGCTGCGGGAAGCTCGGCACAGCCTGCAGGAAGACGTGGAGGACAATGAGGCTCTGGGCCGTGAGGTGGAGGCCACCGTGCAGCGCCTCTGTCAGCCCAATCAGCTCGACAAGTTCCGCATGTTCGTGGGTGACCTGGACAAGGTGGTGAGCCTGCTGCTGTCGCTGTCGGGGCGGCTCGCCCGGGTGGAGAACGCTCTCAACAGCCTGGAGGACGAAGCCCCGCCAGAGGAGAAG AGAACCCTGACAGAGAAGCGCAAGCTGCTGATGCGACAGCACGAGGACGCCAAGGAGCTGAAGGAGAACCTGGACCGCCGGGAGCGTCTGGTTTCTGGCATCATGGAGGCCCACCTGGAAGCGGAGAGCCTGGACGACTACCGCCACTTTGTGAAGATGAAGTCGGCCCTCATCATCGAGCAGCGTAAACTAGAGGACAAGATCAAGCTGGGCGAGGAGCAGCTGAAGTGCCTGGTGGACAGTCTGCCGCTGGAGCAGAGGCCGCTGCTCTGA
- the LOC123972886 gene encoding protein Shroom2-like isoform X1 — translation MDTLDYRDDLRVSAGRMKWWREVHVWRGTGQQRKEEDEEEGEELVEVLLRGKAPWGFTLRGGAEHREPLVISKVEEGSVAAAVCLQAGDEMVRVNAVPLSGSRQEAICLVKSSHKTLTLVVRRKNDPGSRPHSWHSSKLTEEESEPARREATPAPVWQPKHEARPKESSTQGDQDTQHPLTSQFSSATNMERLERPSHQYPPGRLSPTKYISNTEPPCGPGGKRDSGFSCFSSGSSPSLHDVSTSGRKGTGSENIFFKGLHSEGPQQAERPRYLQPTLGNGGWEGSRAEEPASRVSIAGRPTSGPVWQVPEKKSQSPPPPLPPLRSDSFAATKVFPYSEGPSGPAKAKGRSIEKLTENNDQNGLRAHQEKTSEARRSFNPLPTKDFLHPNTAADHNHNQLHPNKLFSLSSSDIRQSHYTQPPAHLRQYSDESPLYLKTRSAPPTKIQSVGSYYRSLQDLPTRAFSRKQVRHSTASMASSAANPNLENGEHNRYYSLASKQAAELYARQGKAEGWRGQTEKPQWINGKEPGFPSSLKTNFKAKYSLPQSQIPYSENKERNAHSHPGNGLHYDRQSSELSVRSRSPEDSAKRGEGHSKDVKRPFPTHLSNDHKVNVSRQQDPWVPQEDHRISPLKTPLLHSLAQESRTLAERQPASMTAGVVSSQDAGDPVAVSSGKSNRRSDRYATTLRNEILQKRAQLQKSRSAATLTCEAEDEEAEEWRSTKTSTSCGVSFSNTYKDHLKEAQARVLQATSFQRRDLEPLGPEAAVVKISNGRVRGRKRFPLAKRTHSFSEPDKIDKVGVEGEPQAGSFGERRRFFEAKPAFSRPTLKSSQGTNTNADLGETGKPKERSPPGESEEANPSAETTNRLSPGHKQVLLEQQRLGTFAEYQATWNKQKKSVEGKTQGRFHSAENILDADAEEKAACIHERSRSSPSADFYTQNIPSSWGDPHSQQSSYPIRGKTESRQRYQPDHSPQSAPSASRNEGPVPGLTDHRTKPETANPSHTAHSSGPCSISPNPGSQHPSQLPQTKGLLPPPRPHLGPETTSSSQEFLAGAQADPAALQPLSSSSSDTQHHATAQNSSAGPAPASSPHLSRTRADMCTEGVENEEEKEQPQPPSSSSCTAARSLPADQARPPSPQFAPLRLTDRPPAVFVQDDSTLRSENDWKLPAEMDVNSPGRKVPVRIVHAESSSEREGRAYLLQSSETGSVEPPPLIPSLSATERPASSLFSAYTPKTDQDQAKAASVQESVPESSSAGSRHSEEDAKREELARDIMGKDKSLVDILDQSGRMTTMDLMEGLFPAEEQILQRRRASAGSRLLTSSPRSTDRREEEDLSGSAAASLVPSSSYYNTSAPKAELLIKMKDMQEQMEEQDSEDELDVDLASKKQELISSLAEKLGVLREARHSLQEDVEDNEALGREVEATVQRLCQPNQLDKFRMFVGDLDKVVSLLLSLSGRLARVENALNSLEDEAPPEEKRTLTEKRKLLMRQHEDAKELKENLDRRERLVSGIMEAHLEAESLDDYRHFVKMKSALIIEQRKLEDKIKLGEEQLKCLVDSLPLEQRPLL, via the exons GAAGAATGATCCAGGATCGCGGCCCCATTCGTGGCACTCATCCAAGCTGACAGAAGAGGAGTCAGAGCCCGCTAGGAGAGAGGCCACACCAGCGCCAGTCTGGCAGCCAAAACATGAAGCAAG GCCCAAGGAGTCGTCCACTCAAGGGGACCAGGACACCCAGCATCCGCTAACGAGCCAGTTCAGCTCAGCCACCAACATGGAGAGACTGGAACGTCCCTCTCATCAGTACCCACCTGGTCGTCTTTCCCCAACTAAGTACATCAGCAACACTGAGCCGCCCTGTGGACCGGGAGGCAAAAGAGACTCCGGCTTCAGTTGTTTCTCTAGTGGCTCCAGCCCTTCTCTTCATGACGTAAGCACATCTGGTAGGAAGGGTACCGgctctgaaaacattttcttcaagGGCCTTCATAGTGAAGGGCCTCAGCAGGCCGAGCGGCCAAGGTACCTGCAGCCCACACTGGGGAATGGAGGTTGGGAGGGGTCACGGGCTGAGGAGCCTGCCTCGCGGGTCTCCATTGCAGGGAGACCCACCTCCGGCCCTGTGTGGCAGGTACCAGAGAAGAAGTCCCAGTCCCCTCCTCCCCCACTTCCTCCCCTGCGCAGTGACAGTTTTGCCGCCACAAAGGTGTTCCCTTACTCTGAAGGGCCTAGTGGTCCAGCAAAGGCCAAAGGCAGGTCAATTGAAaaactgacagaaaataatGATCAGAATGGCCTCAGAGCTCACCAGGAGAAAACCTCAGAGGCCAGACGTAGCTTCAACCCCCTACCCACCAAAGACTTCCTCCATCCTAACACGGCAGCTGACCACAACCACAACCAGCTGCACCCCAACAAACTCTTCTCCTTATCCAGCAGTGACATCAGACAGTCTCATTACACCCAACCGCCTGCCCACCTGAGACAATACAGTGACGAAAGTCCCCTCTACCTGAAGACCAGGTCAGCTCCTCCCACCAAGATTCAGAGTGTAGGAAGCTACTATCGCAGCCTCCAGGATCTACCCACAAGAGCCTTCAGCCGCAAACAGGTCCGACACTCCACAGCGTCCATGGCAAGTTCTGCTGCAAACCCAAATCTGGAGAATGGGGAGCACAACAGATACTACAGCCTAGCAAGCAAGCAAGCTGCTGAGCTATACGCCAGGCAGGGCAAAGCAGAGGGCTGGAGGGGGCAAACAGAGAAACCCCAGTGGATAAACGGTAAAGAGCCAGGCTTCCCAAGTTCCCTGAAGACGAACTTTAAGGCAAAGTACTCTCTACCTCAGTCCCAGATACCTTACAGTGAAAATAAGGAGCGCAATGCCCATTCTCATCCAGGAAATGGTCTACATTATGACCGACAATCCTCTGAACTTTCTGTTCGAAGCCGCAGCCCAGAGGATTCTGCAAAGAGAGGGGAAGGACACTCTAAAGACGTGAAAAGGCCCTTTCCAACTCATCTGAGTAACGATCATAAGGTCAACGTTTCAAGGCAGCAAGACCCATGGGTGCCTCAAGAAGATCACAGAATATCCCCCCTCAAAACCCCACTCCTCCACTCCCTGGCCCAGGAGAGTAGGACTCTGGCTGAGAGGCAACCGGCATCTATGACCGCGGGTGTCGTGTCCAGCCAGGATGCCGGAGACCCCGTGGCCGTCAGCAGTGGAAAATCAAATCGGCGGAGCGACCGTTACGCCACCACCCTCCGCAATGAGATCCTGCAGAAGCGAGCCCAGCTGCAGAAGAGCCGCAGTGCTGCAACCCTGACATGCGAAGCGGAGGatgaggaggcagaggagtggAGATCCACAAAGACTTCCACGTCTTGCGGTGTGTCCTTCTCCAACACCTATAAGGATCACCTGAAAGAGGCACAGGCCAGGGTCCTCCAGGCTACCTCCTTCCAAAGACGGGACCTTGAGCCCCTTGGGCCAGAGGCGGCGGTAGTTAAAATCTCCAATGGACGCGTCAGAGGTCGTAAGCGCTTCCCCCTGGCCAAGAGGACGCACTCCTTCTCAGAGCCTGACAAGATAGACAAAGTAGGAGTGGAGGGAGAACCTCAAGCAGGCTCTTTCGGAGAGCGGAGGAGGTTCTTTGAGGCCAAACCGGCATTTTCCAGGCCTACACTGAAGTCCAGTCAGGGTACAAACACGAATGCAGATCTTGGTGAGACGGGCAAACCCAAAGAGAGATCTCCCCCTGGAGAATCTGAGGAGGCTAACCCATCTGCCGAAACCACCAACCGCCTCAGCCCTGGACACAAACAGGTCTTACTGGAGCAGCAGAGGCTCGGGACCTTTGCTGAGTATCAGGCCACGTGGAACAAACAGAAGAAGTCAGTAGAGGGAAAGACACAAGGGAGGTTTCACTCAGCGGAGAACATCTTAGATGCAGATGCCGAGGAGAAGGCTGCATGCATCCATGAGAGATCCCGATCTTCTCCCTCTGCAGACTTCTATACACAG AATATTCCTTCATCATGGGGAGACCCTCACAGCCAGCAGAGCAGTTACCCCATCAG AGGAAAAACGGAGAGCAGGCAGCGATACCAGCCCGACCACAGCCCACAGTCGGCCCCGTCAGCCTCCAGAAATGAGGGCCCAGTCCCAGGCCTCACTGACCACAGGACCAAACCAGAGACTGCCAATCCCTCCCACACCGCACACTCCTCAGGCCCTTGCAGCATTAGCCCCAACCCTGGCTCCCAGCACCCATCTCAGCTTCCACAAACTAAGGGCCTCCTGCCGCCGCCCAGGCCCCATTTAGGCCCAGAAACCACATCCTCCTCCCAGGAATTCCTCGCTGGCGCCCAGGCAGATCCGGCAGCGCTCCAGCCTCTgtccagctccagctctgaCACCCAGCACCATGCTACTGCCCAGAACTCCTCCGCCGGCCCCGCCCCGGCCAGCTCTCCACACCTCAGCAGGACCAGAGCAGACATGTGCACAGAAGGTGTAGAAAACGAGGAAGAGAAGGAGCAGCCACAGCCACCTTCCTCGTCCTCCTGTACGGCCGCTCGGTCTCTTCCCGCAGATCAAGCGCGACCTCCCTCGCCACAGTTTGCACCGCTGAGACTCACCGACAGACCGCCGGCCGTGTTCGTGCAGGATGACTCAACGCTCAG GTCAGAAAATGATTGGAAGCTCCCAGCTGAGATGGATGTGAACAGTCCGGGGAGGAAAGTCCCTGTGAGGATCGTCCACGCCGAGAGCAGCTCGGAGCGAGAGGGCCGGGCCTACCTGCTTCAGAGCAGCGAGACCGGTAGCGTCGAACCGCCACCCCTCATCCCCTCCCTGAGCGCCACAGAGCGCCCGGCCTCGTCTCTGTTCAGCGCCTACACCCCCAAGACTGATCAGGACCAGGCTAAGGCAGCGTCAGTCCAGGAGTCAGTCCCTGAGTCGAGTTCAGCGGGGTCTCGGCACTCAGAGGAAGACGCCAAGAGAGAGGAGCTGGCCAGGGACATCATGGGTAAAGACAAGTCCCTGGTGGACATCTTGGACCAGAGCGGCAGGATGACCACCATGGACCTGATGGAAGGACTCTTCCCAGCAGAGGAGCAGATCCTCCAGCGCAGGAGGGCCTCCGCTGGCTCCAGGCTGCTCACCTCATCCCCAAGGAGCACAGACAG gagggaggaggaggacctgTCTGGATCAGCTGCAGCCTCCCTGGTCCCCAGCTCCTCTTATTACAACACGTCGGCTCCCAAAGCTGAGCTCCTCATCAAGATGAAGGACATGCAGGAGCAGATGGAGGAGCAGGACTCTGAAGATGAACTGGACGTCGACCTCGCCAGTAAAAAG CAAGAGCTGATCTCCAGCCTGGCAGAGAAGCTAGGGGTGCTGCGGGAAGCTCGGCACAGCCTGCAGGAAGACGTGGAGGACAATGAGGCTCTGGGCCGTGAGGTGGAGGCCACCGTGCAGCGCCTCTGTCAGCCCAATCAGCTCGACAAGTTCCGCATGTTCGTGGGTGACCTGGACAAGGTGGTGAGCCTGCTGCTGTCGCTGTCGGGGCGGCTCGCCCGGGTGGAGAACGCTCTCAACAGCCTGGAGGACGAAGCCCCGCCAGAGGAGAAG AGAACCCTGACAGAGAAGCGCAAGCTGCTGATGCGACAGCACGAGGACGCCAAGGAGCTGAAGGAGAACCTGGACCGCCGGGAGCGTCTGGTTTCTGGCATCATGGAGGCCCACCTGGAAGCGGAGAGCCTGGACGACTACCGCCACTTTGTGAAGATGAAGTCGGCCCTCATCATCGAGCAGCGTAAACTAGAGGACAAGATCAAGCTGGGCGAGGAGCAGCTGAAGTGCCTGGTGGACAGTCTGCCGCTGGAGCAGAGGCCGCTGCTCTGA